The following are from one region of the Neurospora crassa OR74A linkage group III, whole genome shotgun sequence genome:
- a CDS encoding magnesium and cobalt transporter CorA — translation MGSRSPSHVDNLGVQNYAGRDRSRSRDFVAENNEAIPDVGKYHNARDFAALETRPAPSMTLEGAVGDGEGGRLSDDQWSRPHVYYPFDNPMGTNPVRMDIPSTVSTADLPNVRRRSTVRSGIFKTVDDFQDFDVGGPGWHPGAEPGLDPRKADGGHASMPILSVPCDITVVDFSHDCLATYRRNNETLASFISLPPPEWIKCRWISVNGLSWDVIQLLGRHKNLHRLAVEDLLNTRNRTKAEWFPTHVFIVLTLQKLVRIQNLDAQESESKYVDCDKANNGRNGELGGDGGPNLYSRLKEYYTRARNVFLDRKLGSGNPNLPPSPRGQTGSSPSSIRNLNLHGLRTLQTYHSRWDEPRTHYMEQHSALMSRDLAVACEQVAMFVTQDNTIISFFECSAQDVEAPIIRRLQTKDTIIRQSCDASMVCQAIIDAIIDLAMPVTTCYTEVIGDLELDVLTKPNIKHTKSLYILVTEMNKMLSFINPVITLISALRDHKTNMSQEAATRNLQDPSHGVIITPTTYIYLGDVLDHCLLITDTLTQLKGSAEGMIDLIFNTISANQNESMKQLTIVTIIFLPLTFLTGYFGQNFEHFPGPNHSIDYFWKIAVPVVLATGLLLLAQAIHDYCRSWVQQLRIGQLKRARKRRRGKKQV, via the exons ATGGGATCCAGGTCGCCCAGTCATGTTGATAACCTCGGGGTGCAAAACTACGCCGGTCGCGatcgcagtcgcagtcgcgATTTTGTTGCTGAAAACAACGAGGCAATCCCGGATGTGGGAAAATATCACAACGCCCGTGACTTCGCTGCACTAGAAACACGGCCAGCACCGTCCATGACCCTGGAAGGAGCGGTTGGAGATGGGGAGGGTGGTAGATTAAGTGACGACCAATGGTCGAGGCCTCACGTATACTATCCATTTGACAACCCAATGGGCACTAACCCGGTCCGCATGGACATTCCGTCCACCGTATCTACCGCGGATCTTCCCAACGTCCGCCGTCGTTCGACTGTTCGCTCTGGTATTTTCAAGACCGTTGACGACTTCCAGGACTTTGATGTTGGTGGGCCTGGCTGGCACC CTGGCGCAGAACCAGGGCTGGATCCGAGGAAGGCTGATGGAGGACATGCCTCGATGCCTATTCTTAGTGTACCATGTGATATTACCGTGGTCGATTTCTCACACGATTGCCTTGCGACATATAGGCGCAATAACGAAACGCTCGCTTCATTTATAAGCCTGCCCCCGCCGGAATGGATCAAATGCCGCTGGATCAGCGTCAATGGTCTGAGCTGGGATGTCATCCAGCTACTGGGTCGGCACAAGAACCTGCATCGACTTGCTGTCGAAGATCTTTTAAACACGCGCAACAGAACCAAAGCTGAATG GTTCCCAACTCATGTTTTTATTGTCTTGACTCTCCAGAAACTTGTTCGCATACAGAACTTAGATGCACAAGAAAGCGAATCAAAATATGTTGATTGCGATAAAGCGAACAATGGGAGAAATGGTGAGTTGGGTGGCGATGGCGGTCCTAACCTCTATAGCCGCCTGAAAGAATATTACACCCGCGCAAGAAATGTTTTCCTGGACCGGAAGCTCGGGAGTGGGAATCCCAATCTACCACCTAGTCCTCGCGGCCAGACCGGCTCCTCACCAAGCTCCATCCGCAATTTAAATCTTCACGGGCTTCGGACACTACAGACATACCACTCGAGATGGGATGAGCCACGCACTCATTACATGGAACAACACTCAGCCTTAATGTCTAGGGATCTTGCCGTTGCCTGCGAACAGGTAGCTATGTTCGTTACTCAAGATAACACTATTATCAGTTTCTTCGAGTGTTCGGCTCAAGACGTCGAGGCTCCCATCATTCGCCGTCTCCAAACCAAGGATACCATCATCCGGCAGTCTTGCGACGCTTCAATGGTTTGCCAGGCTATCATTGACGCCATCATTGACCTAGCGATGCCAGTGACGACGTGCTATACCGAAGTTATTGGCGATCTCGAGCTCGACGTGCTTACCAAACCCAATATCAAGCACACCAAAAGCCTTTACATTCTCGTCACTGAGATGAACAAGATGCTGAGCTTTATAAACCCAGTGATTACTCTCATAAGCGCTCTACGCGACCACAAAACAAATATGTCACAAGAAGCAGCAACCAGAAATCTCCAAGACCCGAGTCATGGCGTCATCATCACACCGACAACTTACATCTATCTTGGAGATGTTCTTGATCACTGCCTCTTGATCACTGATACATTGACCCAGCTGAAGGGCTCGGCTGAGGGCATGATTGATCTCATCTTCAACACGATATCGGCAAACCAAAATGAGTCGATGAAGCAACTTACGATAgtcaccatcatcttccttccCCTGACGTTCCTTACCGGGTACTTTGGTCAAAACTTTGAACACTTTCCCGGGCCAAATCACTCGATTGACTACTT CTGGAAAATTGCGGTCCCTGTGGTGTTGGCCACTGGGCTCCTACTACTGGCACAGGCCATACACGATTACTGCAGATCGTGGGTGCAACAGCTCCGTATCGGGCAGTTGAAAAGGGCGCGGAAGAGGCGTCGAGGAAAGAAGCAGGTGTAG